ACTGTTGCCAACACCGTATAATATTAATTGCTACTTTTAGCTTATCTATAATAGACATAGCTTATCGTGTAGATGTTGAACTATTTATATTCTATTTACCTTATATAATTAGCAACTAATGTTATACAAACACGTTGGCAAACATAAAAAATAAGGAAACTGAAAGAATAATAATGAATTTATAGTTGTGAAAAAAAAGAAGAAAAAAGATGGAAATATTATCAAATATTTTACTGAAAAATGGAGTCTCTTTCTATTTTTAGGAATTGTCTTGTATTTTTTGTTTGGAATAGTTTTGAAAGGAAACTTGAAGAGTTATCTATTAAATAAAAAATCTGAAACGACAAAAGCTGTAATTGTAAATGAAGAGAATTACTGGGGAAACAGTCCTGTTTCACAAAAATTCTCATTTTCTTACGAATTCATTGTTGAAGGTGAAAAATATCGGGAAGACTCAAAAAATGAAAAGTTAAAAATCGGAGATAGTGTTTGGGTTGAATATGTAAGTTCATATCCGAAATTTAGCAGAATAAAGAATGAAAAATAAATGGTGGAAAAATAACGATTTGCCAACACCGTGTAGTAAAAATTGCTTAATTTTAGCTTAACCAAAAGTTATTGCTTTTTTACTCACTTCTATTTTCCTGCGGAAAATAGCCGTTCACAAAAATCGCAACTTTTATTACACAAACACGTTGCCAACCATTTACCAATCACACTCTGAAAAATGACATTATTCGTAGATAAAATAGAAAAATATGATTTAGGAGGTTTTACGACTGACTTAAAAAAGGCTGAATATATTTTAGCAACACACGGTTTGAGTTTTGAAAAAATATTGAACGGAACACCAAAAACGACTGAATTACCTTCTGGAATGTTTTCTGCTGGAAAATATGTAGTTACGTTTAACATTAGTTGGGATTTAAAAAATGTGAATATTGGATTAATAAATTATCAAACGGATTTAGATAAATATTTTGACGTGTTTGCGGATTCAATGTCGCCTAAAGCAGTTGCAGGATTCCATAAATTCCGAGAAAAGATAAAAGCAAAAGACCAATCCGAATTGAATAAAATCGAACTTTCCGATAACGATTCAGATTTCGGAATAGCTTATGGAAATTATATTGAGTATCGCAATCGTCAATAAATAATATTTCTGGAGTTTTAAGTTGTTTGAATTTTGACATAATATTTGAATTTAAAATTAACAATCTGAATAAAAAACGGTTGGCAACACCGTATATAATTTATTGCTGGCTTTTTGCCTACTTGCGAAAGTCCTCGCGGACTTTCTTTGTCCGTAATTATTTACTAAATTTGTTGCTTGAAACACGCAACAAACCATATACATCAACGTTGCCACACATAAAAAAACTGAACGAAAATGTTCTGGAATAAAAGAAAAAAATTACCAATTACAGAAGAAGACAAAGTTTGGATTGATGAAGATTTAAAATGGTTAAAAGCTGAATTAGGAGAAGAACATTTTATGGAAATTCAAACTGTGAAACCAACGAAAGAATTTTACAACAGGAATTTCGATAAAACAGAAAAAGATGCTGAATTCATTTTAGAACGAACAATGGAATTAATGAGCATCAAAGACGTAGAAATAAAACTTGACTTTTTTTCAGACGGAATTGTAGAATCCGAAAATGGAACAATTTTAACAACACCTGCTGATATAAATGGAGAATGGGAAAGTGCTGCTGGAATTTACAAAAAGAATGAAAACGGAATTATAATTTCAATTGAAACTCAACAATTAAAAGATCCTATTTCATTAATTGCAACAATTTCTCACGAATTGTCTCACCAGATATTATTAGGAGAAAATCGAATTGAGGAAAATGATGAATTTTTAACTGACTTAACCGCCATAAGTTATGGTTTTGGAATTTTTATAGGAAATTCAAGATTTAATTTTTCACAATTTTCAACAAATGGAGGATTTGGATGGCAATCAAGTGGAATTGGATATTTACCTGAACAAATAATAGCTTATTCAATGGCTTGGTTATCTAATGAGCGAAATGAAAATACGGAATATTCAAACTTTTTGAAACCATCAATAAAAAAGTATTTTAAAAATAGTTATGAATATTTGAAAAATGAAAAACCTGAATAATTACGTGTGGCAACACCGTATAAACTTTATTGCTGGCTTTTTGCCTACTTGCGAAAGTCTTCGCGGACTTTCTTGGTCAGTAATTATTTACTAACTTTACTGCTAAACCCACGCAACAAAGCTTATACAACAACGTTGGCTGTAATATACCAAAACTATGGAGGAATGTGAAAAATGCGAAAGTAGAAACATAAGTGTGCTAAAAAGTTATGACTATCATAATATTTACGAATGCCAAAATTGTCATTTTTGGAATTTTGCAGAATTGAATGATTGTTGTAGAGATTCATATAAAATTTATGTTATTGATAGAAAAAATGAAAGTTTATATTTTATTAGGGAACAATGTTTGAATTGTGGCGCTTGTAAAAACAAGAATAAGCCGTTAAGTAAAAAGAAATATTTTCATCTAGTTGAAAATGAGCTGAATTTAGAACGAGATAAGGAATACAAAGAGAATTTTCAATTTGAAAAAAGTTCTTTGTCTGAATCCTTTTATAATTCAAGAAAAGGAAAATATAATGAATACTTACTTTCTGAAAAATGGAAAACCAAACGAAACGAAGTGTTGAAAAGAGATAATTCATTGTGTAGAGTTTGTAAAGAAAAAAAAGCCGAAGATGTACATCATTTAACATATGAGAATTTATTTAATGAAAAATTAGAAGATTTAATAAGTGTTTGCCGAAAGTGTCATTTAGAAATACATTTTCCTTCATCATCAAATCTGTGATATTTTTTAGGAAATGAAATATTTAATTTAAAATTATAATTATCAGTTTCAACTTTAATTTTTGAAAAATCATTATCAAAAGCCATTTGCAACCAAAACTGAAATTCACTTGAAAGAACTGTTAATTTTGCGTGAATTATATGATCTTGTGCTTCTGTTGAAAATTTGTAAAAATCTTTAAGTCTTGAATTAGGATTATTTAAAAAGTCAGTATAATCTTGAATATCTTTTTTATGCATAATAATAAAAATTTTAAAATTGAAAAAAATACTACAGCCAACACCGTATAAACTTTATTGCTGGCAAATAGCTTACTTACGAAAGTCCTCGTGGACTTTCTTGGTTCTTAATTATTTACTAACTTTACTGCAAAACCAACACAACAAAGCTTATACAACAACGTTGTGCATAATACAAAAAAAATGAAATGAAGAACGAAATTTTCTATGATATAATTGATCAAGGAATCGATGAATTATCAGATACCTTTAAAAAGAATGAACATCTAAAAAAACAAGATAAAAATGGAAAAAAATCGTTTTCTTTTCTTCTTTGGTTTTTAAATAGATATTTACCAAATAATGACCTTTCTGACTTTGAAAATTTAATTACAGAAGGTAATGATGACTCTTCTTGCGATTTAATATTCACTAACAAAGATCAATTAGGAAAAGAAATATATTATGTTGTTCAAGCTAAATGGTTTGCAAAAAGCAACATAAACAAAGCAAAAGAAATAACTAAAGAAGTAAAAGCTTGTTTAAGTGATTTTAGATTAATCCTATCTGGAAAAAAAGAATCTGAACATAACGAAAATTTTAATGTTCAATACAGGAAATTTATTGACCACAAAAAGAACAATGGTAAAGTCAAATTTGTTTTTTTAGCTCTATGTAATGGAGATATTGATATTAATGAACATATTAATGATTTTAAATCACCCTTGGTTTCTTTTGAATTTATTGATTTCTTTAAACTAAAACAACAATTTGTTGAAATAGAATATAAAGGGGTAAAAACTCACAATCCAATTGAAACACCATATATACCAAAATCTGAATTCAATTTGGAGTTTGAAAAAGAACAAGTAATTTCAATTGAGAAACCACATCCATCAAATATATTTTTAGTTAAGCCAAAGGAAATTTACAATCTTTTTGATAAATACGGACAATCTTTATTTTACAAAAACATTAGAAACCCTCTTCCAAACTCAATGTTTAATGAAGGCATTAAGAATACTATCTTAACCGAATCTGTGAATTTCTGGTACTTTAACAATGGAATCACAGCAATAACCGATAAAATAGAATATTTTCATAAAGATTCCACTAATGTAAAAATTAAAGGAATTCAAGTCATAAATGGTGCTCAAACCGTTTTTAGTATTTATGAAGCATATAAAAATGCAAGTGATAATGAAAGGGAAAAAATGGATGAATATGGACTAATTACCTTAAGAACAGTTACAACTGGTGGAGATAATTTTGATCTTAAAGTAACTCGATATACCAATTCTCAAAACCCTATAAGTGAAAGAGATTTCCATTCAAATGATGAAGTTCAAAAAAGATTACAATTTGATTTTCTAAAACACTCAAATGTCTGGTATGAAACAAGAAGAGGAGAATTTAGAAAAAAAATTAAAGGAATTTCAAAATTAACAAATGAAGCTTTAGGTCAAAACTATTTAGCATATTTCATTAATGATCCTTTTAATGCAAAACAGAGCAAAAAGCTAATATTTGTTAGTGAAAAATTAAAACCAAACGGTCTTTATGAATTAATTTTTAATAAAGACACAAAATATGATGATATGCTTATTTCGTATCATTTAAACCTTTTAGTAGACAGAAAAAGAAAAGCAATTAAAAAGGAAATAGATGGAATTGATACTACTGTAAAGTTAACAAGTGATCAAGAATCAACTTTAGAATATGACTTTATTCAGTACGCAAATTTTGAAATAATGGCTCTTTTTAAGTTGCTTTTTTATAAAACAAATGAAGATAATTTAAAAGCTATTAACGGTAAAGTAATAAGTTACTTCGAAAAAAATACAATAGAAAAAATTGACAAAGGCTATATATTTATAACAAAGTTTATACTTGAAAATTTAAAAGAAAGAAAAAAATTAAATTCAAAAATTGTTAACTCTGTTATATTTAAAAGTAAGGATTTTTATCCATCTATGAGTAAATCCTTTTCGGAAAAATTGAAAATCGAAAAAGGAATTATAGTTGAATTAAAATTGTAAAAGTACTATGCACAACACCGTATATAATTTATTGCTGGCTTCTTGCCTACTTACGAAAGTCCTCGCGGACTTTCTTGGTCAGTAATTATTTACTAAATTAGTTGCTTGAAACACGCAACAAACTATATACAACAACGTTGGCTGTAATTTAAAAGTCCGTTAACTAAACAAGAGGATAGGTTTACTCATTAAGACTTTTCTATAAAAAACAACTGAATTAAATTGGAATTGAATTTTAAACAATAAGCTTTGAAAATAATAATACTTCTGATTTTTTTACTCAATTGCGGAATCGGATTCGCGCAAAATGAATTTCCAAGTGGTCAAAAAAATGAGACCTTTAGCTCTTACGATAAAGATTGGGAATTTTTCGAACTAGATGAACCAATCGAAGCTCGAATATTAATGCATTTACCATCTTCGGGACTATGTGGAAATTTGGCATTTGCATCTGTATCAATAGTACAAACTAAAGACGAAAAAATATTTAGAATATTAGATTTGTGTAACACCAAAGATATTCCTGAAAACAAAATCGTGAAAATTATTCCAACGAAAAAACCTGAATTTTCTGTTCTATTACCTGCTCGAAATTTTATTAATCCAAAAACAGGAAAAGTTGAGCAGTTTGAATTGGATAAAAAAACTTTGAAAACAACTTATGGACACATTGAAACCGAATAAAAACTACAGCCAACACCGTATAAACTTTATTGCTAATTATAGCTCACTTGGGAAATTCCTTCGGAATTTCGCCGTTCGTGTTTTATTTAGTAAATTCATTGCTTAAACAACGCAACAAAGCTTATACAACAACGTTAGGCACAATTAGAAGAAAAATGGAACTACTAAAAAAAATTCATAGAAATAATAAACAAATTGACTTTAAATCAATTTGGAATAAAGGAACATTTATTTTTGATTCTAATGTATTATTAGACTTGTACAGACTACCAATATCTGCAAGAGAAGATTTATTTAGTGTTTTTCAAAATGAGAAATTTAAAGATAGGATTTGGATTGGATTTCAAGTTCTTTTAGAATTTTTGAATAATAGACTAGAAGTAATTAGTGACCAAAAGAATAAATTCAATCAAGTTAAAAAATTAGTTGAATCAACTATATCAGAATATGAGGAATCAAATAACACTTTAAGGAAAGAATTAAATAATTTAAAATTAGCTCAAAGACATTCCTTAATAGAGCCCGAAAAATATATAAAAGACAAAAATTTTAAAAATAGTAAAAACTTTTTAAAAGAATTTATAGAGTATTTAGATAAGTTAGAAGAAAAACAATTTGATGTTAATGAAGACGATATTATAAAAGAAAAAGTACTTGAAATTTTTAAAAACAACGTTGGTATTTCTTTTGATCAGGAATCTCTTGAGAATATATATAAAGAAGGAGAAGAACGTTATAAAAATCAAGTTCCACCTGGTTATATGGACGGATCTAAAAAAGGTTTTTATCCATATGAAAATAAAAACTTTAAAAGAAAATATGGAGACTTACTTCTATGGAAAGAAATAATTGAAAAATGTAAGAAAGAAAAAACTGAATACGCAGTTTTAGTAACAGGTGACATTAAAGAAGATTGGTGGCAAAAAAAAAGAGGAAAAAAATTAGGAGCCAGAATGGAATTATTAAATGAAATATATTCTCAAGCAACTGATCTAGATACATTTTATATGTATGACACATCATCTTTCTTACAATATGCAAAACTAGAAATAGATGAGAATATAAAAGATTCCTCAATTTCAGAAACTAAAGAACTAATTGAATTAAGTAGTCAAGAAAGACTTAAAATTGAAAAAGAAAAGTCAAAATTAAGACTGAAAAATGCAAAAATAGATTTTGTAGAGATTCAAAATAAAATATCATCAGTTAAAAAAGAAATAGAAAAAATAAAAGAATATCAAAACAAAGTTTCAAACACTAGAACAAATATATATTTGGAAAGTGACGAAAATGACGAAATTAAAGAATATGCTCATAATTTAGGTTATTTAGAAGCGGAACAAGATGAAGAATTGAAAAGGTTAAACGAAAATCTTAAACAACTTGAAAAATATAAATCTAAATTCATATTAGACTTTTATAAGAAACGAAAGAAATAATTAACTGTGCCTAACACCGTATAAACTTTATTGCTGGTTTTAGCTCACTTGGGAAATTCCTCCGGAATTTCGCCGTTCGTGTTTTATTTACTAAATTCACTGCTTAAACAACGCAACAAAGCTTATACAACAACGTTGTAGCCAATTTGAGAAAAATCGTGAATAAAATAATAAACATCTTGATTTTGACAATTGTCGTTCTGACTTTTGCTTCTTGCAACAAAACGAATGAGGATAAATTGAACGTTATTTTGAACTCGGAAAATATAGAAATACAAGTAAATGTTTACGGAGGTTTACCTGGATATTCTGAATATAATCTTTTTGTTAAAAAAAATGATTTTGAATCTTTAATTATTATTGACAAAGGAACTGACTATCAAACATTTGTTACAATTAGAGATGATAGAAAATTATTGAATGAGTTTTTTATGAAATCTGTGGAAACTAATAATCCTGAAAAACAATATAGAAGCTCTTGCATCGGACCAAATAATTACGAATATATTTTTAAAAGTGGAATGACCAAACTTAAAGTAAAACCAAGCAGAGAGTGCGACTCTATTTTTAGTATAATTATGAAAGAAAAATTTTGAATAAAAACTGGCTACAACACCGTGTATAATTAATTGCTTGGTCACTGCCGACTTACGAACATTCCTGCGGAATATTCTATCTGTGATTTATTTGCTAAATTAGGTGCTTAACCACGCAACTAACCATACACATCAACGTTGTAACACATTTAATGAATGTACTTTACTGAAATAGGTTGACTAAAAATTAAACACTTAATCATAGTCACTTATGAAAAAACAAAAACAACCCTGGCGAAAAAAAAGCTACCAAAAAGCAACTTTAGAACTCAAATTATTCGTCGTTGACCAAATTCAAAATGGTCAGATTTCCACAAACTTTGCTTCCAAAAAATATGATGTTCCTAGAACTACTATTTCATATTGGATTAGAAAATATAGTACTTTAGCTCAACAAAATAAAGGTATGAGTAAAATCGATGAAATCAAAAAATTAAAGGAGCGTATTGAAGAACTTGAGTTTGTAAAAGACTTCCAGCAGGATATTATAGCGGATATGGAAATTATTACAGGAGTCGATATGTCAAAAAAGTCGTTGCCCGAAACATTAGCAAAAGAGATAGAACTAAAAAAGAAAAACATTTTAAAAGAAAATGGCTCTATCAGTGTTTTGGGATTTCTAAACAAGCCTTCTACAAAAGAATTAAAACCTTCGAAAACAAAAAAATAAACGATAGAATATTAATTAAAATGGTATTACAATATCGTAAAAAAGTAGGTTCTAAAACTGGTGGTATTAAGCTCTATCCTGAATTAAAAAATCAAATGACACATCAGAATATTAATATAGGTAGAGATAAGTTCTATCGCTTTTTAAGACACTACAATTTATTGATACCGAAAAGAAAAAACTATGTAACGACAACTAATTCTAAACATTTTTTTTAGAAAATATAGAAACCTTGTCAAAGAACACGTTCCTTCTCGACCTGAACAACTTTGGGTAAGCGATATCACATATATTAAAACTGAAAATGGACACAATTATTTAGCCATTGTTACAGATGCTTATTCGAAGCAAATTATGGGATACAAACTTGATAACCATATAAGAACATCACTTTGTACAGATGCGCTCGCTATGGCAATTAAAAACAGAAAATATCCAACTAAAAAACTCATACATCATTCAGATAGAGGTTTTCAATATTGTAACCCGAAGTACACCGAATTTGCAGAAAATAACGGAATTACAATCAGTATGACTGAAAAATACGATCCTTACGAAAATGCTATTGCCGAAAGAATTAATAGAACTTTAAAATACGAATATGGATTAAAACAAATTATTAAAAACACCTCTATTGCTCAAGAAATAACAAAACAAGCAGTATACATTTACAATAATTTAAGAACACATTTTAGCCTCAATTTAAGAAAACCTGCAGAAGTACATTTAAACCCGAATATAAAATACAAATCGTATCGAAGAAATAATGTAAATTTACCTGAACTAACTATTTAGATTATAAATAATTTTAAAGGTATAAATTAGACCAAAAAAGGTCAACCTATATCAGTATAATACATTTAGTGAAATAAGGTTAATTTCCATTTTTTTTCTTACTAATTTAAAAATATTGACTTATTTAAATATAGTTGTAATTTAATCTCAATTTTCAGGTTCTGAACCTATTTGGTTTCAAAAGAATATTCGAAGAATAGAAAGTTAGAAATAAAAAAATAAGTAGAAAACTCGAAAGCTAGATTTCAATAAAATTGAATTGACTTCTTATTCTAACCCAAAATCTAGGCGTTAGAATACAATGATAAATTACTTATATTTTTTGGGTAAAATTATCTTTTATATCTCCTAATTAGATGATACATTTAAGTAATATCTCTTTTAGAATTCATTCCTATAAATTTTAAATAAATATCATTTACATCAAATACAGTTTCATTGATTTGTAAAAACAAAAAAACCTGATTAACTTTTTGTTTAATCAGACTTAGTTGGTTGTTCATGTAATTTTATTATCGGGTATAGAAACTGTTTGTTTTTTTCCATTCCAATAACATGGATTTACAAATAATCTTGTTGAGAATCTTTTTCTTTTTGTGACGTCCTGAAAAATTGACACTACACCTAACATGGCATTTTTTTTATTGATTTAATCTCTTCTGTTACAGTAAGAGTAATATGTTTAGTTTATTGTTTTCCATAGTTTTATTTTATTAACAACGGTGTACCTAATTTTGTAGAAAACATTAATAAACTTATTCGGAAATAAATCATTGAAATCTGTTAGCTATTTTCGTACAAAATATTTATTATCATCTAAAGTGTAAATATAAGAACCATCTGAAATTAATAATTCTATTTTTGGATTAGAACTTTTGTAAAAAGTAACATCTGTTTGATGAATTTGCTTTACTTTGGTAAAAGTTACAGAAGTAAAAGCTACATTAGAACTTACAAAAAAGGCTTGACCTGAATGAATATATCCTGTTATTAATTCTTTAGATTCTCCTAAAGAACCTCCACTTTCGATTGTTAAAGAAGAAGATGCGAGACGGAGCAATTCTTTAAAATCTTGATATGTCTTAGATTCAAAAAAAGAATTTTAACATCATTTTAAATACTTTTAAAAATGTTTCAGAAGTTAACTTTGATAAAGTTTCAAAAAAAGATTTTACGTATAAATAAATATTTTTTGGTACAAATGGTATGCACAATCAAACTCAATATCATATAAAAATAGAAGTAATTATTTATTTTTAAGCCTAAAAAAATGGATTACAAAAAAACAAATCATTTTTTTTTTGCACTTTACACTTTGTAATTTATTTTTTCCTTTTTCCATTCCAATCCCCCCTAACCATTATCAACGTTAAAAATATTTAGCTACTACCCATTAATATATGTGGTTCTAATTACCGTAATTTCAAATTGGATTTTTTCGTTTCTCCTCATCCCTTCCATTTAACTAATAAGCATAAAAAAGAGCTTTCTCCATGATAAAAGTCATAAAATCAGAATATTGTCTTATGTAATTTTAGTACCTCTTCATTAGGGTTCTGTAATACTCTATTATAAATTAAAACTATTACAGATCAACACTAATGAAATCAAGTTCATTGAAGAAATTATTTTGAGACATTATTGAAAAAATATCGTGCTATCGAGAGTCAGCTCATTAACGTTTATTTGAGTGATATAAAATTCACTAAGGATTCTAAATTTAGTGCCTATTTCAATAAAATAGATAACTGTATTAATCTAGTAAAATAGACGAAAACAATTGGTTAATTATATTAGAGTACCGTAACTAAAAAAACTATCAAATAGAGCATCATTATGAGCAAATCATTTTTAGAAAAAATTGGCATTTCCAAGAATGCAAAAGGTAACAAAAACAATAAATCATACAAATACCCAGGTAAACCCGTAGCTATGGATGGAAACACGGCAGCAATTATGTGCGAACGTGAATCTACAGATGCTGCTGGGGCATATCCTATTACTCCATCAACCCAAATGGGTGAGTATTGGGCCGATGCTGCTGCCAAAGGGCATTTAAATATTTCTGATAGGCCTTTAATATTCATTGAACCTGAAGGTGAACATGCTGCTGCTGCTGTAACTGCTGGTTTATCGATGACTGGTTTACGAACATCTAATTTTTCTTCCGGTCAAGGAATTGCTTATATGCACGAATCACTATATGCGGCTGTAGGAAAACGTCTTACTTATATATTGAATGTTGGTGCTCGAGCAATGACCAAATCTACCTTAAATGTACACGCAGGACACGATGATTATCATGCTGTAGATGATACAGGTTTTTTTCAAATGTTTGCAAAAAAAGCGCAAGATGTAGCAGATCTTAATAT
The window above is part of the Polaribacter sp. SA4-12 genome. Proteins encoded here:
- a CDS encoding HNH endonuclease, yielding MEECEKCESRNISVLKSYDYHNIYECQNCHFWNFAELNDCCRDSYKIYVIDRKNESLYFIREQCLNCGACKNKNKPLSKKKYFHLVENELNLERDKEYKENFQFEKSSLSESFYNSRKGKYNEYLLSEKWKTKRNEVLKRDNSLCRVCKEKKAEDVHHLTYENLFNEKLEDLISVCRKCHLEIHFPSSSNL
- a CDS encoding AIPR family protein, which codes for MKNEIFYDIIDQGIDELSDTFKKNEHLKKQDKNGKKSFSFLLWFLNRYLPNNDLSDFENLITEGNDDSSCDLIFTNKDQLGKEIYYVVQAKWFAKSNINKAKEITKEVKACLSDFRLILSGKKESEHNENFNVQYRKFIDHKKNNGKVKFVFLALCNGDIDINEHINDFKSPLVSFEFIDFFKLKQQFVEIEYKGVKTHNPIETPYIPKSEFNLEFEKEQVISIEKPHPSNIFLVKPKEIYNLFDKYGQSLFYKNIRNPLPNSMFNEGIKNTILTESVNFWYFNNGITAITDKIEYFHKDSTNVKIKGIQVINGAQTVFSIYEAYKNASDNEREKMDEYGLITLRTVTTGGDNFDLKVTRYTNSQNPISERDFHSNDEVQKRLQFDFLKHSNVWYETRRGEFRKKIKGISKLTNEALGQNYLAYFINDPFNAKQSKKLIFVSEKLKPNGLYELIFNKDTKYDDMLISYHLNLLVDRKRKAIKKEIDGIDTTVKLTSDQESTLEYDFIQYANFEIMALFKLLFYKTNEDNLKAINGKVISYFEKNTIEKIDKGYIFITKFILENLKERKKLNSKIVNSVIFKSKDFYPSMSKSFSEKLKIEKGIIVELKL
- a CDS encoding PIN-like domain-containing protein, which codes for MELLKKIHRNNKQIDFKSIWNKGTFIFDSNVLLDLYRLPISAREDLFSVFQNEKFKDRIWIGFQVLLEFLNNRLEVISDQKNKFNQVKKLVESTISEYEESNNTLRKELNNLKLAQRHSLIEPEKYIKDKNFKNSKNFLKEFIEYLDKLEEKQFDVNEDDIIKEKVLEIFKNNVGISFDQESLENIYKEGEERYKNQVPPGYMDGSKKGFYPYENKNFKRKYGDLLLWKEIIEKCKKEKTEYAVLVTGDIKEDWWQKKRGKKLGARMELLNEIYSQATDLDTFYMYDTSSFLQYAKLEIDENIKDSSISETKELIELSSQERLKIEKEKSKLRLKNAKIDFVEIQNKISSVKKEIEKIKEYQNKVSNTRTNIYLESDENDEIKEYAHNLGYLEAEQDEELKRLNENLKQLEKYKSKFILDFYKKRKK
- a CDS encoding helix-turn-helix domain-containing protein; its protein translation is MKKQKQPWRKKSYQKATLELKLFVVDQIQNGQISTNFASKKYDVPRTTISYWIRKYSTLAQQNKGMSKIDEIKKLKERIEELEFVKDFQQDIIADMEIITGVDMSKKSLPETLAKEIELKKKNILKENGSISVLGFLNKPSTKELKPSKTKK
- a CDS encoding IS3 family transposase translates to MFFRKYRNLVKEHVPSRPEQLWVSDITYIKTENGHNYLAIVTDAYSKQIMGYKLDNHIRTSLCTDALAMAIKNRKYPTKKLIHHSDRGFQYCNPKYTEFAENNGITISMTEKYDPYENAIAERINRTLKYEYGLKQIIKNTSIAQEITKQAVYIYNNLRTHFSLNLRKPAEVHLNPNIKYKSYRRNNVNLPELTI